The following coding sequences lie in one Rutidosis leptorrhynchoides isolate AG116_Rl617_1_P2 chromosome 6, CSIRO_AGI_Rlap_v1, whole genome shotgun sequence genomic window:
- the LOC139851716 gene encoding BTB/POZ domain-containing protein At3g22104-like: MDVCCALEVDVNGEQTFFVHKDIISSYCGKIRNLFYKSKDITRNLKVILHDFPGGPETFELVSRFCYNNGKISITPYNAPHLLCAAHYMEMNEKVNGFENLLEQTERSILEFKFWSWQDFLSALKSSQKLVPISSSSGLIKKCLDSVVARLVYTNETGSSCPSISSPESSGIRLSTDSKSTESQRSGLFRSTWWFEDLATILTPNSVKLLVKSMIQHKFDHGVTGRFVFYYQKSRFITANVNEKREITEAVIESLCLLDQNAISCKNLFGVLRVALNLNIRKICKDGLEHMIGVQLDQATLDNLFIPSPHGSHYQYDVDLVLLLVKYFLARKGGPGLPKLKSVARLIDSYVTEVAPDPRLQPSKFMALMKALPESARDSYDEIYHAVDIYLRVHSRLSDEEKTSICDSLDYNKLSTESINHLTQNDKFPPKFATSALEAQQLKLESLFCSVELQKRRDTMKNDERHEQVVMYAEQVVPDGAKVDFVNENEKMRAHLEGMKWRVIELEKVCKKMQTQMTKILKSKLSRQSSAKSLPRLCS, translated from the exons GACATCATTTCATCATATTGTGGAAAAATTAGAAATTTATTCTATAAATCCAAAGACATAACAAGAAATCTCAAAGTTATACTCCACGATTTTCCTGGTGGGCCCGAAACTTTTGAGCTGGTTTCAAGATTCTGCTACAACAATGGCAAAATCAGTATAACCCCCTACAATGCACCTCACTTGTTATGTGCTGCACATTATATGGAAATGAACGAAAAAGTTAACGGGTTCGAAAATTTACTCGAGCAAACCGAGCGATCCATTTTAGAATTCAAGTTTTGGAGTTGGCAAGATTTTTTATCAGCTTTAAAGAGTTCTCAAAAATTAGTCCCAATTTCGAGTTCATCCGGACTCATTAAAAAATGCTTGGATTCAGTAGTGGCTAGGCTCGTTTACACAAATGAAACGGGCTCATCTTGTCCTTCTATTTCATCTCCCGAAAGTTCGGGGATAAGGTTATCGACTGATAGCAAAAGCACCGAGAGTCAAAGAAGTGGACTTTTTCGGTCAACTTGGTGGTTTGAAGATTTAGCAACTATTTTGACTCCTAATTCGGTCAAATTGTTGGTAAAATCAATGATTCAACACAAATTCGATCATGGGGTTACAGGTAGGTTTGTTTTCTACTATCAAAAATCAAGATTTATCACTGCAAACGTAAACGAAAAACGGGAAATTACAGAAGCGGTAATCGAAAGTCTTTGTTTGTTGGATCAAAACGCGATCTCTTGCAAGAATTTATTTGGGGTTTTACGAGTTGCTTTAAATTTGAACATCAGGAAGATATGTAAAGACGGGCTAGAGCATATGATCGGTGTTCAATTGGATCAAGCAACTTTAGATAATCTTTTCATTCCGTCTCCACACGGGTCACATTATCAATATGATGTTGACCTTGTTTTACTTTTGGTGAAGTACTTTTTAGCGCGAAAAGGTGGGCCCGGATTACCCAAGTTGAAGAGTGTTGCTAGATTGATAGACTCGTATGTTACAGAAGTGGCCCCTGATCCCCGTTTACAGCCTTCTAAGTTTATGGCGCTCATGAAAGCCCTCCCAGAGTCTGCAAGAGACTCGTACGATGAAATCTACCATGCCGTCGACATTTATCTTCgg GTTCACAGCAGGTTATCAGATGAAGAAAAAACGAGCATATGCGACAGTCTAGACTACAATAAACTTTCAACTGAAAGTATCAATCATCTTACTCAAAACGACAAGTTCCCGCCAAAATTTGCCACATCAGCTCTCGAAGCTCAACAACTGAAGCTCGAAAGCCTTTTCTGTAGTGTGGAACTCCAAAAACGGCGTGATACAATGAAGAATGACGAGAGGCATGAGCAAGTTGTGATGTATGCTGAACAAGTTGTACCAGATGGAGCAAAAGTTGATTTTGTGAATGAAAATGAGAAGATGAGAGCACATTTAGAAGGGATGAAATGGAGGGTGATTGAATTGGAAAAAGTTTGTAAAAAAATGCAAACACAAATGACaaaaattttgaaatcaaaattgtCCAGACAAAGTAGTGCTAAATCATTGCCAAGGCTTTGTTCATGA